From one Bombus affinis isolate iyBomAffi1 chromosome 9, iyBomAffi1.2, whole genome shotgun sequence genomic stretch:
- the LOC126920396 gene encoding protein takeout-like, which yields MSRCYKAWRIPDCRSFHAEKFDRHGGGSGHTGANDLQLKTTMKSILLVCACSLLIGVQAIGRYRGLEFLEPCSRRDYNIESCLARSANALTEHFRHGLPQLGYPEVEPIILDELHIALGGGPDGYRAQFKNITARGVSMLRVTGLRARLSEDEVQLQLALSIPKIRAAAKYRSSGTLLLVKASGAGDYWGEYEGVKAKVFIRAKPFAAQGRNYLRLQQLKMDFSVQNIKMGVENVRDSNAIILAALNLFINTNSQELLKEMKPDLRRKLVQVMTSFVERIFAQVPYDAWIID from the exons ATGTCAAGGTGCTATAAGGCTTGGCGCATCCCTGACTGTCGGTCATTCCACGCGGAGAAATTCGATCGACACGGAGGAGGTTCGGGACACACAGGAGCCAACGATCTGCAACTGAAGACAACGATGAAGAGCATCTTGTTGGTGTGCGCGTGTTCGTTGCTGATCGGCGTACAGGCCATCGGTAGATACAGAGGATTAGAGTTTTTAGAACCTTGCTCTAGGAGGGACTACAATATCGAGAGTTGCCTCGCTAGGTCAGCCAATGCGCTCACCGAACACTTCCGGCATG GTTTACCGCAATTGGGCTATCCAGAGGTAGAACCCATTATCCTTGACGAACTTCATATCGCACTTGGTGGAGGACCGGATGGCTACAGGGCTCAGTTTAAGAACATTACAGCAAGAGGAGTTTCCATGTTACGAGTGACTGGTCTGAGGGCCAGATTATCGGAAGACGAGGTGCAGCTGCAATTAGCCCTCAGCATTCCGAAAATCAGAGCTGCTGCCAAGTACAGATCTAGTGGTACCTTGCTGTTGGTGAAAGCCAGCGGTGCTGGTGACTATTGGGGTGAATATG AAGGTGTAAAGGCAAAAGTATTCATCCGGGCGAAGCCATTCGCTGCTCAAGGTCGCAATTATTTAAGATTGCAGCAACTTAAAATGGACTTTAGCGTGCAGAATATTAAGATGGGCGTCGAAAATGTTCGCGACAGCAACGCCATTATTC TGGCAGCATTAAATCTCTTCATTAATACCAACAGCCAAGAATTGTTAAAAGAGATGAAACCTGATCTAAGGAGGAAATTAGTTCAGGTAATGACAAGCTTCGTTGAGAGGATCTTTGCTCAGGTACCATACGATGCGTGGATCATTGATTGA
- the LOC126920406 gene encoding uncharacterized protein LOC126920406, whose protein sequence is MSSPIQIFVIFVSLFCASSISADFEDYFKNCHPNVPGFDACIREALNAVRPYFKTGLPQYNVVTFDPLFAKEVSASRGNAKLGFTLTLRNVTESGWTNSKVTKFVSDIPNYKIVYTQSFPAKFLSGWYEFKGTALGSSINNKGKFTLDLYDYFQTTVVTRKPGQKVQVNVDVQQIGDLKLHITNLLSGHKILENILDKIINGSWQPGFVVTRPIINELVSKGYTEIFDGSFRNFPFDKIIKPRPTR, encoded by the exons ATGTCATCGCCGATCCAGATTTTCGTCATATTCGTCTCCTTGTTTTGTGCATCATCGATAAGTGCAGACTTTG AGGACTATTTCAAGAATTGTCACCCAAACGTGCCAGGATTCGATGCATGCATAAGAGAAGCGTTAAATGCGGTTCGACCTTACTTCAAAACTGGCCTTCCCCAATACAATGTAGTCACCTTTGATCCACTTTTCGCCAAAGAAGTATCAGCGTCACGTGGAAATGCCAAACTTGGCTTTACCTTAACGCTAAGAAACGTTACCGAGAGTGGATGGACTAATAGTAAAGTGACGAAATTCGTCAGTGACATACCGAATTATAAG ATAGTATACACTCAGAGTTTCCCAGCAAAATTCCTGTCAGGTTGGTATGAGTTTAAAGGGACAGCACTAGGCTCCAGTATAAACAATAAGGGAAAATTCACGTTGGATCTTT ATGATTACTTTCAAACGACCGTCGTTACCAGAAAACCAGGACAAAAGGTTCAAGTCAATGTGGATGTACAACAGATCGGAGATTTGAAGCTTCACATCACAAATTTGCTATCCGGTCATAAAATACTGGAGAACAttctcgataaaataataaatggcTCGTGGCAACCAGGATTTGTGGTTACCAGACCTATAATCAACGAACTCGTTTCTAAAGGGTACACGGAGATTTTTGACGGCTCTTTTCGTAATTTTCCTTTCGACAAAATCATCAAACCGAGACCTACGAGATAA
- the LOC126920401 gene encoding circadian clock-controlled protein daywake translates to MSTMNTATLCFLLVVTGVTTLSIDSNPEYVKQCSRSDPKLKTCLIDALHHLRPYLSVGIPEIELPSVEPFRMDELTLSLTGGTNGYKVQLRELFVKGASNYTVEDIKLGSPFEAIVRMPALILDAHYSSSGVLIILPASGNGTFHARFDDVRALVKGTVSTKERDGKTYLNVDNLDVVLEVKNVNMRVRKIFNNNRILTEATNLFLRENGQEVLKVMEPQLKRKLSVLFAGIVNQLLRHVPVEVFLLP, encoded by the exons ATGAGCACGATGAACACCGCGACGTTGTGTTTTCTACTGGTCGTAACTGGTGTCACCACTCTCTCCATCGACTCAAATC CTGAATACGTGAAACAGTGTTCGAGAAGCGATCCAAAGCTAAAAACATGTTTGATCGATGCGTTACACCATTTGAGACCATATTTGAGTGTCGGAATACCGGAAATCGAGCTGCCTTCCGTCGAACCATTTCGC ATGGACGAGCTGACTCTCTCCCTGACAGGTGGTACAAACGGTTACAAGGTTCAACTGCGTGAACTGTTCGTAAAGGGAGCGAGCAACTATACCGTGGAAGACATCAAACTCGGCTCACCCTTCGAAGCCATTGTACGAATGCCAGCCCTCATCTTGGACGCGCATTATTCCAG TTCAGGAGTGTTAATTATCTTACCAGCCAGTGGCAATGGAACGTTTCACGCGCGGTTTGACGATGTCAGAGCTCTGGTCAAAGGCACCGTTTCGACGAAAGAAAGAGATGGGAAAACGTACCTTAACGTGGATAACCTTGACGTTGTTCTGGAAGTGAAGAATGTGAATATGAGGGTCCGAAAGATTTTTAATAACAATCGAATCCTTA CCGAGGCAACCAATCTGTTCCTCCGCGAAAACGGACAGGAAGTTTTAAAAGTGATGGAGCCGCAGTTGAAGAGGAAGCTGTCCGTACTCTTCGCTGGAATCGTTAATCAATTGTTACGTCACGTGCCAGTCGAAGTTTTCCTACTGCCTTGA
- the LOC126920403 gene encoding circadian clock-controlled protein daywake-like, whose translation MSFHTVRAVVIALCAVAIVAGDYQLPATVKTCKRDSDDFSSCLRLAIQEAWPTFVSGLPEFDIPILDPYYTESHSMEFESGQHGGKMLATDIRTYGLAKARFLSVKPEMVDDLFRLEIDVEIPKILIDGNYKAEGYLASFRVGGKGFFNISMEDLRVTWDISGHVVNDIWVVEHFKLSPTVGDMKIWFSDLFNGNNELNQAALVFINEYWPLIYRAILPKLTESWDTYLTEFTNRFFSKIPFSTVFP comes from the exons ATGTCGTTCCACACCGTTCGTGCAGTTGTCATCGCGTTATGCGCTGTCGCTATCGTCGCTGGGGATTATCAGCTCC CTGCAACTGTGAAAACCTGCAAAAGAGATTCCGATGACTTTTCATCTTGTTTGAGGCTAGCTATACAAGAAGCATGGCCCACGTTCGTTTCAG GATTGCCAGAGTTCGACATACCCATTTTGGATCCTTATTACACCGAGTCTCATTCCATGGAATTCGAAAGTGGCCAGCATGGTGGAAAAATGCTTGCCACGGACATTCGAACATACGGTCTTGCCAAAGCACGTTTCTTATCTGTGAAACCGGAGATGGTAGACGATCTCTTCCGTTTGGAAATCGACGTTGAGATACCAAAGATTTTAATCGATGGCAATTACAAAGCCGAGGGTTACCTGGCATCTTTTAGAGTGGGTGGAAAAG GTTTCTTCAACATTAGCATGGAGGACCTCAGAGTCACATGGGACATCTCTGGTCACGTAGTAAACGATATATGGGTTGTGGAACACTTCAAATTATCGCCTACAGTTGGAGATATGAAGATCTGGTTCAGTGATCTCTTCAATGGAAACAATGAACTGA ATCAAGCTGCTCTCGTCTTCATCAACGAATACTGGCCTCTAATATACCGAGCAATATTGCCAAAATTGACGGAATCTTGGGACACGTATCTCACCGAGTTCACCAATCGTTTCTTCTCGAAGATACCTTTCTCAACTGTGTTTCCTTGA
- the LOC126920412 gene encoding protein archease-like yields the protein MDTLSEEDFAIPPAKYEYLDHTADVQLHAWGNTMEEAFEQCAVAMFGYMTDLERVQMTQLHYVEAEGHDMESLLFHFLDELLFMFSAEPFIVAKKVKITNFDRENFKISATALGEEFTIGKHTQNAEVKAITYSAMQILDRPESECPELFVIVDI from the exons ATGGACACGTTAAGCGAAGAAGATTTTGCGATACCTCCGGCTAAATACGAAT ATTTGGACCACACGGCTGATGTGCA ACTGCACGCATGGGGCAATACCATGGAAGAGGCTTTCGAGCAATGTGCGGTGGCCATGTTTGGGTACATGACGGATTTAGAGCGAGTTCAAATGACACAGTTACATTACGTAGAAGCGGAAGGACACGACATGGAAAgtcttctttttcatttcctCGACGAATTGTTATTCATGTTTAGCGCCGAACCGTTTATCGTTGCGAAG AAAGTGAAGATTACTAATTTCGACCGCGAGAACTTCAAGATCTCTGCGACGGCGTTAGGAGAAGAGTTCACGATCGGCAAACACACGCAAAACGCCGAGGTGAAAGCGATTACGTACTCAGCGATGCAGATCCTTGATCGTCCTGAATCAGAATGTCCTGAACTTTTCGTGATCGTAGACATATAG